The proteins below come from a single Staphylococcus sp. MI 10-1553 genomic window:
- a CDS encoding peptide-methionine (S)-S-oxide reductase: METIYLAGGCLWGVQAFVKTLPGIITTEAGRANGATTTLDGPYDGYVECVKTTFDPSQVDVTALMGYLFEIIDPYSIDQQGEDVGSKYRTGAYSEQSKHLDEARRFIHQRPDAERIAVEVKPLTNYIPSATIHQDHLDKYPNDYCHIPEALMKKYL, encoded by the coding sequence ATGGAAACAATCTATCTTGCAGGAGGCTGTTTGTGGGGTGTGCAAGCATTTGTCAAAACATTGCCCGGTATCATCACAACAGAAGCAGGACGTGCAAATGGTGCTACAACAACGTTAGATGGTCCGTATGACGGCTATGTCGAGTGCGTTAAAACAACATTTGATCCATCACAAGTCGATGTTACCGCATTGATGGGCTACTTATTTGAAATCATAGACCCGTATAGCATCGATCAACAAGGAGAAGATGTTGGTTCTAAATATCGGACAGGTGCGTACAGCGAACAGTCGAAACATTTAGATGAAGCGCGACGATTCATTCACCAGCGACCTGATGCCGAACGTATCGCTGTCGAAGTGAAACCACTCACGAACTACATTCCGAGTGCCACTATCCATCAAGATCACCTCGACAAATATCCGAATGATTACTGTCATATCCCAGAAGCATTGATGAAGAAATATCTATAA
- a CDS encoding M20 family metallopeptidase: protein MDYKLRINSVIQDVEKILFDLNDFIHDNPEIGNHEFRAVDKITSLLKSYGFSIQKNVSGLPTAFIASFNNHKKTNTALTIGLICEFDALEGMGHGCGHNLQPPSIIGAAIAITKVCSDLNYKLKVIGTPAEETTSGKIPMQKEGIFKNLDLALMMHGGDRTTVDVKSLAINKIDFEYSGVPSHAAVSPELGRSALDGVMMLFNGIEYLREHVTPDVRMHGIITNGGQAVNIVPEYASAQFSIRAEKRKNLNEVLDRVYKIAKGAALATETQVQIKTLKQMESKVNVQSLNDVLLRNAREVGASQISPPREKTGSTDFSLVTHDVPGACLRTAFVPFNTPNHTIAWVKAGKTPEAYNAIRIASKALSYTIIEFLTDNVLRSRIKSEFDKAQKEV from the coding sequence ATGGATTATAAATTAAGAATTAATAGCGTAATACAGGATGTAGAAAAAATACTGTTTGATTTAAATGACTTTATTCATGATAACCCTGAGATAGGTAATCATGAATTTAGAGCAGTAGACAAAATCACATCATTATTAAAGAGCTATGGGTTTTCTATACAAAAAAATGTGTCAGGTCTGCCTACTGCTTTCATTGCTTCTTTTAATAATCATAAAAAAACAAATACCGCTTTAACTATAGGATTAATATGTGAGTTTGATGCATTAGAAGGGATGGGACATGGGTGCGGCCATAATTTGCAACCGCCATCAATTATTGGGGCAGCTATTGCTATCACAAAAGTTTGTAGCGATTTAAATTACAAGTTAAAGGTTATTGGCACACCAGCAGAAGAAACGACTAGTGGTAAAATCCCAATGCAGAAAGAAGGTATCTTTAAAAATTTAGATTTAGCTTTAATGATGCATGGCGGAGATAGAACTACTGTTGATGTTAAGTCTTTAGCCATTAATAAGATAGATTTCGAATATAGCGGTGTCCCTTCTCATGCTGCAGTTTCTCCTGAACTTGGAAGAAGTGCACTTGACGGCGTAATGATGTTATTTAATGGTATTGAGTATCTACGAGAGCATGTTACTCCCGATGTACGTATGCACGGTATCATCACAAATGGAGGTCAAGCTGTCAATATCGTACCTGAATATGCTTCTGCCCAATTTTCAATTCGTGCCGAGAAAAGGAAAAATCTAAATGAAGTACTAGATAGAGTATATAAAATCGCCAAAGGAGCTGCATTGGCAACAGAAACTCAAGTTCAAATAAAAACATTAAAACAAATGGAAAGTAAAGTTAACGTTCAATCATTAAATGATGTACTTTTGAGAAATGCCCGAGAAGTCGGTGCTTCACAAATTTCACCTCCTAGAGAAAAAACTGGATCTACAGATTTCAGTTTAGTTACACACGATGTTCCTGGTGCATGTTTAAGAACAGCTTTCGTTCCATTTAATACACCCAACCACACTATTGCTTGGGTAAAGGCAGGAAAAACTCCAGAGGCTTATAATGCAATTCGAATTGCTAGTAAGGCTTTAAGTTATACAATTATTGAATTTTTAACTGATAATGTTTTGCGTTCAAGAATCAAGTCTGAATTCGATAAAGCACAAAAAGAGGTTTAA
- a CDS encoding YfcC family protein, with translation MKHKSGKTFPDAIVIIFVMSIIAGILTYILPSGKYKRTTIDGIHEIIPNSFHSTAKNPTSLIDFITAIPQGLIESANIIFLVLIIGGAIAIIDSTGATYSGINALVEKTKGRKYLLIITIASIFGIMHQVGVSGNTVIAFIPIGIMLARAMNLDAIVGVSMVYLGNFAGGAVGTFDPAIMGVAQKIAGVPLFSGAWFRIIIFITLITVTIIYICRYTKKISIDSSKSILKDNPFPVEVIDTVSNFEKFNKKHLLVILTFIASIGIFLFGVFNYKWSVNELSGIFILTSIIIAAIDKIKPNDFVHIFMSGVKKLTYGAIIIGIARSIIVIFKEANILDTITHIATAHIQELPTMIGALAMFAFNWFFNILVSSGSGQASIVMPIMTPIGDMIGLTRQTTVLAFKLGDGITNIITPFSGVLMSVLAIGGIPWTKWLKFAFPLVLWWTLVGAIFLVIAVLINYGP, from the coding sequence ATGAAACATAAGAGTGGGAAAACTTTTCCTGATGCTATTGTAATTATATTTGTCATGTCTATAATTGCTGGTATTCTGACCTACATTTTACCATCAGGAAAGTATAAAAGGACAACAATTGATGGTATACACGAAATCATACCTAATTCATTTCATTCAACGGCTAAAAATCCAACAAGTTTAATAGATTTTATAACCGCTATTCCACAAGGTCTAATAGAAAGTGCAAACATTATTTTCTTAGTATTAATCATAGGGGGCGCTATTGCTATTATTGATTCAACTGGCGCAACTTACAGTGGTATTAATGCATTAGTAGAAAAAACAAAAGGTAGAAAATATTTATTAATTATTACTATAGCTTCCATATTTGGTATCATGCACCAAGTCGGGGTATCAGGAAATACAGTCATCGCTTTTATCCCTATAGGAATTATGCTTGCAAGGGCAATGAATTTAGATGCTATCGTCGGTGTCTCAATGGTTTATCTGGGAAACTTTGCTGGTGGGGCAGTGGGCACATTTGATCCTGCCATTATGGGCGTTGCACAAAAAATTGCAGGCGTCCCACTATTCTCTGGTGCATGGTTTAGAATCATTATTTTTATAACTCTGATTACTGTTACAATTATATATATATGTAGATATACTAAAAAAATAAGTATAGATTCTTCAAAAAGTATATTAAAAGATAATCCATTCCCTGTAGAAGTGATTGATACTGTTAGTAATTTTGAAAAATTCAATAAAAAACATCTACTTGTTATTTTAACATTTATAGCTTCTATAGGCATTTTCTTGTTCGGTGTATTTAACTATAAATGGTCGGTTAATGAATTGTCAGGCATCTTTATTTTAACTTCTATCATAATTGCAGCCATCGATAAAATTAAACCTAATGACTTTGTTCATATATTCATGAGTGGTGTCAAAAAATTAACATATGGTGCAATTATTATTGGTATTGCCAGATCTATTATAGTTATTTTTAAAGAAGCAAATATCTTAGATACAATAACTCACATAGCTACAGCGCATATACAAGAATTACCCACAATGATTGGCGCTCTAGCGATGTTTGCTTTCAATTGGTTTTTTAATATCCTTGTTAGTTCTGGTAGTGGGCAAGCCTCTATAGTCATGCCCATTATGACGCCAATAGGTGATATGATAGGTCTAACAAGACAAACAACTGTGTTAGCATTTAAGCTTGGAGATGGTATAACAAATATTATTACGCCTTTTTCAGGGGTGTTGATGTCAGTTCTTGCAATTGGCGGTATACCGTGGACCAAGTGGCTAAAATTCGCATTCCCATTAGTGTTATGGTGGACACTTGTAGGTGCAATATTTCTAGTCATTGCTGTATTGATAAACTATGGTCCTTAG
- a CDS encoding NAD-dependent protein deacylase: MNENIEKLKAIINQAQKIVFFTGAGVSVASGIPDFRSIGGLYDEISKKGYSPEYLLSTDYLHSDSIGFMDFCHQYLLFADKAPNPVHKWIAELEQRQQSLGVITQNIDGLHSDAGSQHVDELHGTLNRFYCPNCQQQYTKNEVMQQQLIQCKHCGHVIRPDIVLYGEMLDQATITRAVQKITQADTLIVLGSSLVVQPAAGLISNFQGQHLVIINKDTTPYDHFAELVIHDDMVTVVEQLTGDILS, translated from the coding sequence ATGAATGAAAACATTGAAAAATTAAAAGCGATCATTAATCAGGCTCAAAAAATCGTTTTTTTCACTGGCGCAGGCGTCTCTGTAGCGAGTGGTATTCCCGATTTCCGCTCTATTGGGGGGTTATATGATGAAATTTCTAAAAAAGGGTATTCTCCTGAATATTTGTTGAGTACGGATTATTTACACAGTGATTCAATTGGATTTATGGATTTTTGTCATCAATATTTATTATTTGCAGATAAAGCGCCTAATCCTGTACACAAATGGATTGCCGAATTGGAGCAACGTCAGCAATCATTAGGCGTCATCACGCAAAATATTGACGGCCTTCATAGTGACGCAGGGAGCCAACATGTCGATGAACTGCATGGTACACTCAATCGCTTCTACTGCCCGAATTGTCAGCAGCAGTATACGAAAAATGAAGTCATGCAACAGCAACTCATTCAATGTAAACACTGTGGCCATGTCATTCGACCTGACATTGTTCTTTATGGAGAAATGTTAGATCAAGCGACTATTACGCGTGCGGTACAAAAAATCACACAAGCGGATACATTAATTGTGCTAGGTTCTTCATTGGTCGTCCAACCCGCAGCCGGACTTATCTCAAACTTTCAAGGTCAGCATCTCGTGATTATTAACAAAGACACAACCCCTTACGATCATTTTGCAGAACTGGTTATTCATGACGACATGGTCACTGTCGTGGAACAACTTACAGGAGATATATTGTCGTAA
- a CDS encoding LysR family transcriptional regulator produces MKEQDYKILSLLHQEKNLTRVAEKLFISQPALTYRVKKIEQEFGIHLTNRFGKNIEFTPEGEYLMQFSNKILHDIQNLKNSISEIKSSIPNSFKLGANSNFIVYHLPYIIKAFSVVEPALKINIESGWSSEVMQKLENNELDVAIVTGDYQWCGEKIFLKKDPITLISSRPINLDSLPQIPRINYKPQKNYKAYVELENSITKLINDWWQSRYSVEGNIVIESDKVELCKKLVQEEMGYSIIPYTCIDKNEEFYQYNLVDRKGSELYRKTWLFYRESAKENNHVQNFIEYCENYFC; encoded by the coding sequence ATGAAAGAACAAGATTATAAAATTCTCTCATTGCTTCATCAAGAAAAAAATTTAACTAGGGTAGCAGAAAAGCTTTTTATTTCACAACCTGCTTTAACATATAGAGTGAAGAAAATTGAACAAGAATTTGGTATCCATCTTACAAATAGGTTTGGTAAAAACATTGAATTTACCCCTGAAGGAGAATATTTAATGCAATTTTCGAACAAGATTTTGCATGATATACAAAATTTGAAAAATAGTATTAGTGAAATCAAATCATCTATACCCAATAGTTTTAAACTAGGTGCTAACAGTAACTTTATTGTTTATCATTTACCGTATATAATTAAAGCTTTTTCAGTCGTGGAACCCGCTTTAAAAATAAACATAGAAAGTGGATGGAGTTCCGAAGTGATGCAAAAATTAGAGAATAATGAATTAGATGTAGCGATTGTTACTGGTGATTATCAATGGTGTGGAGAGAAAATATTTTTAAAAAAGGACCCGATTACTTTAATAAGTAGTAGACCAATTAATTTGGATAGTTTACCACAAATCCCTAGAATTAATTATAAGCCACAAAAGAACTACAAAGCATATGTTGAGTTGGAGAATTCAATTACTAAGTTAATTAATGATTGGTGGCAAAGTAGATACAGTGTTGAAGGAAATATAGTGATAGAATCAGATAAAGTTGAACTTTGTAAAAAACTGGTCCAAGAGGAGATGGGATATTCTATTATTCCATATACTTGTATTGATAAAAATGAAGAATTTTATCAATACAATTTAGTGGATAGGAAAGGTAGCGAATTATATAGAAAAACATGGTTATTTTATAGAGAATCTGCAAAAGAAAATAACCATGTTCAAAATTTTATAGAATATTGTGAAAACTATTTTTGCTAA